In Anomaloglossus baeobatrachus isolate aAnoBae1 chromosome 6, aAnoBae1.hap1, whole genome shotgun sequence, the genomic stretch AGAACTTGACGAACCTGTTAGACGATTTAGAGAACAGGGGCAGACGTAATAACATCAGGATACGGGGTATCCCCGAGTCCGTAGCCCCCCAGGAATTGGATGCATCATTGGGACGTCTGTTCAACTCCATTTTGGATTTACCAAGGGACTCCCACTTGGAACTGGACAGAGCACATAGATCCCTAGGCCCCAAACCAATGGACAATGCTAATCCTCGGGATGTAATCTGTAGAGTTCACaagtataaaaaaaaagaagaaatattgGCCAAAGCTAGACAAAGGGACTCTGTCATGTTTAAGAATACACCGATCCAACTACTCCCGGATTTGTCTAGGCACACTCTACAGAAGCGCAGGGCCCTGAGACCTCTACTGGACAATCTACGACAGAGAAATATTCTGTATTCTTGGGGTTTCCCCTTTAAATTACAGGTCCGACATGCTGGAGGTTTTCATGTGCTCCATTCTCTAATGGATATTCCATCCTTTTGTGCAGCCTTGGGATTACCGGTCGTTCATATCTCAGACAAGGAGTGGCCACGAGTACACAGCCTCCCCGGAGAGTCTATCACCAACCCTCTACCACGACGAGAAATTACTCGCAGGAAAAATCGGGGATCACAGCGAAAGAAAGGGGTGGAAATGACATCAGCTGACCGTGAGGGGGAGTGAGATCATCCCACCCTTTCCAGTATTGGACATGTTGCTGAATCCAGATCTTGCAGGCCGGTTTGGAGTTGATCCAGAGTTTATATTGGCTAAGTTCTGAACTGGAACTGAGGCATCAGTCTCGGGAACATAATAGCTAGTTATTTTGATGTCTTTTTAGTTAAATGCTAACAGCTAATTGAATTTCAATGATAAGTGGGGTGAAGGTGTGTTGTCTTCGAATATTGTTCTAGTTTAAAATGCTTCAGTTCAAGGGGTCTGGGGCCGGTTCGGGGGAGACGGGCCTCTATTGAAAGTTTACTCCCCACCGGGGTTCTACACGCTGCGGGCAGGTGTAGGTTATACTGACCCCAAGATCACGGCCTGATACTATTGTCGAGGGCCTATCTTCTTTTTCTTAATCTCTTTCTTCccgtttctttttcttttctctcttaTTTCCTTCTTTAtattccttttttctccctttcttctccctcctttctttttccctttttcgtCCCTTCTTTGCTCCCATTTATAACCAGTTCTATCGCTAACTCTCCCAGAGGTTGTACTACCTCCACCTCCCTTTCTCCTTGTGCACATCACCTCCCACCCCCCTCTCCCTCGCCCCTTTCTGATAGTAATAACTTCCGGTTCACTGGGGGACCTGTAGACAGGGAGATGGAGGCTCTTCGATTATGTTCACTCAATGTAAGGGGATTCAATATCCCACAGAAGCGATCGCAGGTCCTTTACTCCATGCACAAACAGAGGACACAAATTCTCCTGTTACAGGAGACGCATTTTAAAACCGGCAATATACCAGCATTTAAAGATAGATTCTACCCAGTATGGTACCACAGCACTAACCCAGAGGCTAAGTCTAAGGGAGTCTCTATAGCAATACATAAACAGCTTGCGCATTCGATCATTGATACACGCATAGACAGCCAAGGTAGATACGTGTTCCTCAAATTGAGGGTATTCAATATGGTGTTTAGCATTGCAAATTGGTATCTTCCAAACAATAACCAGGTTTCTATGTGCAGATCTCTCCTGAAGACACTGGCGGAGTTCGCAGAGGGGACGCTGCTTATTGGCGGGGACTTTAATTTTACCCTAAATCCAGCAGTAGACTCCTCCTCTGGAAGGGGCCCAGGTCGGCATCGCGAGATGGGTTCTTTGAGGCGGGACCTCCATGCCCTCCAACTGATAGACATTTGGCGTATTCTGAATCCACAGGGTAAGGACTATACTTACTTCTCCCctccacataacacatacactagAATTGACTTCTTTTTGGTGGGACAACGAGCCCTTTCTTGGCAACCGATAGCTAAAATTGGTGATATATTCTGGTCCGACCATGCACCAATTTACTTGTCCCTACAGATCCCCCCCGTCACTCAGCGCCCATGGACATGGAGGCTAAATAGCAATCTTCTCAAAGATAACATATGCCAGAAAGAATTGCAGGACACAATAGAGTCCTTCATCCAGGTACATAAAGGAGATTCAACATCACCTCCGGTCCAGTGGGAAACATTGAAATGCGTCTTGAGGGGGGTGCTGATTAAGCACGGCTCCAGACTTAAAAAAGAAAGGACAGAGGAGATGAACGGATTATTGCAGCAGATTCACCGATTGGAGCTTCGGCATAAGCTGACGCTTGCCCCAACGGATATGGCTGACCTCATTCAAAAGCGAGCCGCACTTAGGGACCTCCTGGACCGGAGGTATTTGTATCAGAAAGAACGTATGAAGCGATTCTTTTATGAAGCGGCAGACAAATGCGGACGTCCTCTGGCACGCATGCTGCATCCAAGGGCTGCCGTTTCATATATTCCATTTATTAAGACTCAGAAAGATAGGAACACACACGATCCAGGGGAGATCCTTGAAGTTTTCAAATCATATTATGATAAATTATATAACATTAAGGGTCAGTTCGCGGACCTCGCCCCTACGGAGCTAggggaaaaaataagaaaatatgtagGGGATACTGCCCTCCCCCCTCTGGATGTCTTGCTTTCTGGGGCTTTGGAGGAGGACATTTCAGAAACAGAGATCAGTGCCGCTATTCAACACACTCCCTCTGGTAAGTGCCCGGGACCGGATGGATTCACTCCCGCTTTCTATAAGCTGTTCGGAGCGCAGTTGGCCCCAATTATGGCTAGAACATTTAACTCCTTGGATGGAGAGGTTGGATTTGTTCCTCAGACCCTCGAGGCACACATTAGTGTAATTCCCAAGCCCGGGAAGGACCTAGCACATGCTGCAAATTATCGACCCATATCCCTGTTGAACATTGACATCAAACTCTTTTCTAAGATATTGGCGGACAGATTGGCGCCTTTGCTGCCTCTGAGTATACATACAGATCAGGTGGGCtttgtcaaaggccgtgaagcCAGGGATAACACCATCAAGACTGGACTTCTGGTAGCGAAGGCCAAGCTTGAATCAATCCCCATGGGCTTATTGTCCATtgatgcagaaaaggcctttgaccgggtccacTGGGGATTTATGAGAGCAGCCCTAGATCAATTGGGATTGGGTCCCAAGTTCCTACAAAAAATCTTTGCGCTATACTCTGGTCCGACTGACCGGGTCCGGATCAATGGTATGTTGTCCTCCTCCTTTGCCATACAGAACgggaccagacaggggtgccctttGTCGCCTCTGCTATATGTAATTGTTATGGAACATTTAGCGAATGCCATTAGGAAAAACGAGGACATCCAGGGGATTAGATGTGGTTCAGTTCATCATAAAGCGGCATTATACGCAGACGATTTATTATTATATGTCAGCCAACCCCACACTTCCCTACCATCCTTGATgaaggaacttgaacgatttggccaCTTAAGTAATTTTAGGGTCAATTTCTCTAAGTCGGAGGCCTTGAATATTTCGTTGCCCCAACCAGAGGTGAGTCGGATCGCCTCCAATTTCCCGTTCAAGTGGAAAACTGAGGCAGTGAAGTATTTGGGGGTGTACATTCCGGCAGATTTATCTAAGTTATACACGCTTAACTATCTAACCCTGCTAAACCGAACAATTAAAAATCTCAAATCCTACAATGGATTGAGACTATCGTGGTTCGGTAGGATGAACGTAGTTAAGATGGATATTTTACCCCGTTTTCTATACatttaccaaactgtccctataatACCCCCAAGTGGGTTTTTTCAGAGTCTACGTTCAGCTTTGGTGCgctttgtgtggggggggaggaggcCCCGGATTGGGTTACGCTCCTTGACTCGCCTAAAGGAAGAGGGGGGAGCTGGACTCCCTGACTTTAAAACATACTTCCAGGCCTCGGCTCTGGTTCGAATGCTGGATTGGACTTACCAGAATAAAAATAAACAATGGGTACAGATAGAACAGACAGATATTCCAGTCCCTCTGGGCCATCTCCCCTGGATACCAGAATCAGACAATCCCGTGATGGGCCTGGCACCGAAATACACAAGGGACACCCTCAAAGTTTGGCATACAGTATCAAGCAAATTTGCTCCACCAAACACTCTAAGccccctgtctcccctcttctcTTGCCCTTCTTTCCGTCCTGGTTATCGGAAGAGCGCTTTTCTCGGATGGAGGGCAGTGGAGGACACCCGCGTCGGAGACATTCTTGTGAATGGTAAGCTGCCTGACTTTCGGGATATCAGATTGCGGCCTATGGGGAGAGGAGTACAGTGGTTTGAGTACATACAGCTGCGGTCGTTTCTCGATGCACGGGAGGCAGAGGGCCTGATCCGCAGAACTCTTACTCCATTGGAGGAACTGTTCGGAAGGGGAGACTCCCCGGATCATGCAATCTCCCTCATATATAGGGTCCTCATCAGACAGGGGGGAGCGGATAAGATAAACTACCAGCTGGCTTGGGAACGAGATTTGGGGGAGACCATCTCACAGGAGGAGTGGGCGAAAGGTTTCTTATTCAGCCACAAGATGTCAATGGCATGTGCTGCCCaggagaaaaattataaaatattaacGCGGTGGTATCAGTATCCGTCAAAGCTTCACGCGATCTTCCCACAGGTCTCCCAGGTGTGCTGGAGGTGTAATAAGGAGAAGGGCACCATGATCCATGTCTGGTGGGAGTGCCAGTTGATAAAACCCTTTTGGACTAAGGTATTTGACAATTACCGACTCATAACTGGGAgacaggtggtgagctctccaaaaATTGCCCTACTGTCCATCTTGCCACAGTCTATCTCGTACCACAAGAAAGATATACTGAGATTCTGTATAACAGCCGCCCACTcggtaattccaagatattggaaaatGACCACAACTCCTCCAATCACAGAATGGTATTCGGAA encodes the following:
- the SLC35D4 gene encoding UDP-N-acetylglucosamine transporter TMEM241 isoform X1 translates to MNGLLQQIHRLELRHKLTLAPTDMADLIQKRAALRDLLDRRYLYQKERMKRFFYEAADKCGRPLARMLHPRAAVSYIPFIKTQKDRNTHDPGEILEVFKSYYDKLYNIKGQFADLAPTELGEKIRKYVGDTALPPLDVLLSGALEEDISETEISAAIQHTPSGKCPGPDGFTPAFYKLFGAQLAPIMARTFNSLDGEVGFVPQTLEAHISVIPKPGKDLAHAANYRPISLLNIDIKLFSKILADRLAPLLPLSIHTDQVGFVKGREARDNTIKTGLLVAKAKLESIPMGLLSIDAEKAFDRVHWGFMRAALDQLGLGPKFLQKIFALYSGPTDRVRINGMLSSSFAIQNGTRQGCPLSPLLYVIVMEHLANAIRKNEDIQGIRCGSVHHKAALYADDLLLYVSQPHTSLPSLMKELERFGHLSNFRVNFSKSEALNISLPQPEVSRIASNFPFKWKTEAVKYLGVYIPADLSKLYTLNYLTLLNRTIKNLKSYNGLRLSWFGRMNVVKMDILPRFLYIYQTVPIIPPSGFFQSLRSALVRFVWGGRRPRIGLRSLTRLKEEGGAGLPDFKTYFQASALVRMLDWTYQNKNKQWVQIEQTDIPVPLGHLPWIPESDNPVMGLAPKYTRDTLKVWHTVSSKFAPPNTLSPLSPLFSCPSFRPGYRKSAFLGWRAVEDTRVGDILVNV